A window of the Lysinibacillus irui genome harbors these coding sequences:
- a CDS encoding efflux RND transporter permease subunit has translation MKGLVNFVLKNKLAVWLLTIIITVSGIYSGTRMKMESIPDISIPYLIVMGVYPGATPEQVMNELSIPFEKSIESLEDVKAVYSTSSSNVAQVQVEYDYGIDMDEKKRQLEAALDNIKLPEGAQEPSIMAISMNMMPVVALSVSSSKEDIVDLTSTVEDVLLPKIEKIDGVASATITGQHIEQVSFKYDEEKMAALGLTEETVKQMIQASDMSLSLGLYQFTVGEQAVSVDGKVKSVDELKDLLIPVTPSATNPSPFVRLGDIATIEVEGKVQSVSRTNGKDAIAIQIVKGQDANTVTVVNAVKDLMKDEEKRLDGLNVDISLDQGAPIEDSVFTMIEKAVFGGAIAVLIILLFLRDFKSTIISIISIPVSVFMALLLLNWMDITLNIMTLGAITVAIGRVIDDSIVVVENIYRRIHLKQEKLTGRALIREATIEMFKPILSSTLVTVAVFAPLIFVGGMVGELFMPFALTMTFALGASLIVAITIVPALSHFLFRKKLYGEKKESQHKEVGKLANWYKGVLEKALNHKIITSIIAIVLLAGSLALTPLIGFSFMGSQEEKVMYLTYTPATGELADETAANVEKVEKELMKRKDVDILQVSITDSNNVDPSAMMMGGGAGGALMYLIFDPDMEDFPKAREEVENYVFNIGQSGEWKSQNFSSMSMSSNEVSYTLYSDDLDKLREAVSQVEGALKKVDGLEDIKSDNEDPYVEHVLKVEQKNVLQYGLTTAQIVMALNSNTSQEVLTTVKNDGNDIDVIVQRDAKVAATSLDDVLATEIKTALGTTMTIGELVDVEEGTTLNSLSRSKGEYFATVSGTITDDDISKATSAADKKIDKLDLPKGVTTGVAGVAADMQETFTKLGVAMLAAIAIVYFILVVTFGEGLAPFAILFSLPFAVIGAFVGLFVTGQTISVSVMMGLLMLIGIVVTNAIVLVDRIIHMEHDGLAMREAILEAGATRLRPILMTAIATIGAMIPMALGSGGSGLISKDLAITVIGGLLSSTLLTLVVVPIVYEMLSKMLKKNRKDIEEN, from the coding sequence GTGAAAGGTTTAGTTAATTTCGTATTGAAAAACAAATTGGCAGTGTGGTTATTAACAATTATCATCACTGTCTCTGGTATTTATTCCGGTACAAGAATGAAAATGGAATCAATACCCGATATCTCCATCCCATATTTAATTGTTATGGGTGTATACCCTGGCGCAACGCCTGAACAAGTAATGAATGAACTGTCCATTCCATTTGAGAAATCCATAGAAAGCTTGGAAGATGTTAAAGCAGTTTATTCAACATCCTCTTCCAACGTAGCACAAGTTCAAGTTGAATATGACTATGGCATTGATATGGATGAGAAAAAACGTCAGTTAGAAGCAGCTTTAGATAATATTAAACTACCTGAAGGTGCACAAGAACCAAGTATTATGGCCATCAGCATGAACATGATGCCAGTAGTAGCTTTATCTGTAAGTAGCTCGAAGGAAGATATTGTAGATCTTACTTCAACAGTTGAGGACGTTTTACTTCCAAAAATTGAAAAAATTGATGGTGTTGCTTCTGCAACTATTACTGGTCAGCATATTGAACAAGTTTCTTTTAAATATGATGAAGAAAAAATGGCTGCACTAGGGTTAACTGAAGAAACAGTCAAGCAAATGATCCAAGCAAGTGACATGTCTTTATCACTTGGTTTATATCAATTTACCGTTGGTGAACAAGCAGTTTCAGTTGATGGTAAAGTAAAATCTGTAGATGAACTAAAAGATTTATTAATTCCTGTCACACCTTCAGCTACAAATCCTTCACCATTCGTTCGTCTAGGTGATATTGCAACGATTGAAGTAGAAGGTAAAGTACAATCTGTATCCCGTACAAACGGTAAGGATGCTATTGCCATTCAAATCGTAAAAGGTCAAGATGCGAATACGGTAACAGTAGTTAATGCAGTAAAAGACCTTATGAAAGATGAAGAAAAACGTTTAGACGGCTTAAACGTTGACATCTCTCTAGACCAAGGTGCCCCAATTGAAGATTCTGTTTTCACCATGATCGAAAAGGCAGTATTTGGTGGTGCAATTGCCGTATTAATCATTTTACTATTCTTACGTGATTTCAAATCAACAATTATCTCGATTATCTCTATCCCAGTTTCTGTCTTCATGGCATTACTACTATTAAACTGGATGGATATCACATTAAACATTATGACGCTAGGTGCGATTACCGTCGCAATAGGTCGTGTTATCGATGACTCGATTGTAGTTGTTGAAAATATTTATCGACGAATTCATTTAAAACAAGAAAAATTAACAGGTCGTGCCTTAATTCGTGAAGCAACGATTGAAATGTTTAAACCTATTCTTTCGTCAACATTAGTAACGGTTGCCGTATTCGCCCCACTTATTTTCGTAGGCGGTATGGTTGGCGAATTATTCATGCCATTTGCCCTAACAATGACATTTGCACTAGGTGCTTCCTTAATCGTTGCCATCACAATCGTACCAGCTTTATCTCACTTCCTATTCCGTAAAAAATTATACGGTGAGAAAAAGGAAAGCCAGCATAAAGAAGTTGGTAAGTTAGCTAATTGGTATAAAGGTGTCTTAGAAAAAGCATTAAACCATAAAATTATTACTTCAATCATTGCGATTGTATTACTTGCAGGTTCCCTTGCATTAACACCTTTAATAGGTTTTAGTTTTATGGGATCACAAGAAGAAAAAGTAATGTACTTAACGTATACACCTGCTACAGGTGAGCTAGCAGATGAAACGGCAGCAAACGTTGAAAAAGTAGAAAAAGAATTAATGAAACGTAAAGATGTTGATATTTTACAAGTTTCCATAACGGATTCCAATAATGTTGACCCTTCAGCAATGATGATGGGTGGAGGCGCTGGCGGTGCCTTAATGTACCTTATCTTTGATCCGGATATGGAGGACTTCCCTAAAGCTCGTGAAGAAGTAGAAAACTATGTGTTTAATATTGGCCAATCAGGAGAATGGAAGTCTCAAAACTTCTCATCAATGTCTATGTCTTCAAATGAAGTAAGCTATACACTATACAGTGATGACTTAGATAAACTTCGAGAAGCAGTAAGTCAAGTTGAGGGTGCTCTAAAAAAAGTAGATGGCTTAGAGGATATCAAATCTGATAACGAAGATCCTTATGTAGAGCATGTCCTTAAAGTTGAACAAAAAAATGTCCTTCAATATGGCTTAACTACTGCTCAAATTGTGATGGCATTAAATTCGAATACATCCCAAGAAGTTTTAACAACAGTTAAAAATGATGGGAATGATATTGATGTTATTGTACAACGTGATGCCAAAGTAGCTGCTACTTCACTTGATGATGTCTTAGCAACTGAAATTAAAACGGCATTAGGCACAACAATGACAATCGGTGAATTAGTAGATGTTGAGGAAGGTACGACACTTAACTCATTATCTCGTTCAAAAGGTGAATATTTCGCAACAGTATCTGGTACGATTACCGATGACGATATTTCCAAAGCAACTTCAGCTGCCGATAAGAAGATTGATAAATTAGATTTACCAAAAGGCGTAACAACTGGTGTTGCTGGCGTTGCTGCAGATATGCAAGAAACATTTACTAAGCTTGGTGTTGCTATGCTAGCGGCAATTGCCATTGTCTACTTCATTTTAGTGGTAACATTCGGCGAAGGTTTAGCGCCATTCGCTATTCTATTCTCACTACCTTTTGCCGTAATTGGTGCATTTGTCGGTCTTTTTGTCACAGGTCAAACTATTTCTGTTTCTGTTATGATGGGACTTCTGATGTTAATTGGTATCGTCGTAACAAATGCCATTGTATTAGTCGACCGTATCATCCATATGGAACATGATGGTCTTGCCATGCGTGAAGCTATCCTGGAAGCAGGGGCAACTCGTTTACGTCCAATCCTTATGACAGCCATTGCAACAATCGGTGCGATGATTCCGATGGCTCTAGGTTCTGGCGGTAGTGGTTTAATTTCTAAAGATTTAGCTATTACAGTAATTGGTGGTTTATTATCTTCAACACTATTAACATTAGTTGTAGTACCAATTGTTTATGAAATGCTATCTAAGATGTTAAAGAAAAACCGTAAAGATATTGAAGAAAATTAA
- a CDS encoding TetR/AcrR family transcriptional regulator encodes MLKKQLIMEKALELFSEQGFEATSVQQITERCGISKGAFYLSFKTKDELVISMVDYYLQQFITDVDQVVRGTYNKETVLVEFYKSIFQAFKDHSASARVFFNEKVFLTKKELFHKITAYEAEMSKSILYMLEQLYQDKLQEMKYDVMYCIKGFMKSYAELFIFSDIPLDLEQLAKSLAEKTDIIAHHTTIPFITEDLVPFIARPCEQDVSKDALLQLFEQNIIHTEDSIAKESLLLLKQEIEKPTYSRAIIKGLIENLRQDPAYHWIAYVSAKYFNS; translated from the coding sequence ATGTTAAAAAAGCAATTAATTATGGAGAAAGCATTAGAACTGTTTTCTGAACAGGGTTTTGAAGCTACATCTGTACAGCAAATAACGGAACGTTGTGGAATTTCAAAAGGTGCATTTTATTTATCCTTCAAAACAAAAGATGAGCTTGTTATTTCAATGGTGGACTACTATTTACAGCAGTTTATTACGGATGTTGACCAAGTAGTCAGAGGCACCTATAATAAAGAAACGGTTTTAGTTGAATTTTATAAAAGCATCTTTCAAGCATTCAAAGACCATTCTGCATCCGCTCGTGTGTTCTTTAACGAAAAGGTCTTTTTAACAAAAAAAGAACTTTTTCATAAAATAACCGCGTATGAAGCAGAAATGTCTAAATCCATTCTCTATATGCTGGAACAACTTTATCAGGATAAACTCCAGGAAATGAAATACGATGTTATGTACTGTATTAAAGGATTTATGAAGAGTTATGCCGAGCTGTTTATTTTTTCAGATATTCCTCTTGATTTAGAGCAACTAGCTAAATCATTAGCAGAGAAGACAGATATCATTGCACACCATACAACCATTCCTTTTATCACAGAAGATCTTGTGCCATTTATTGCAAGGCCATGTGAACAAGATGTGTCAAAGGATGCTCTGTTACAATTATTTGAGCAAAATATCATTCATACAGAAGATTCAATTGCAAAAGAATCATTACTGCTATTAAAACAAGAAATAGAAAAACCAACATATAGTAGAGCCATTATTAAGGGTTTAATTGAAAATTTGCGTCAAGATCCAGCGTATCATTGGATTGCCTATGTAAGTGCTAAATACTTTAATAGTTGA
- a CDS encoding serine/threonine protein kinase gives MWWKRISEKNFDRIVEHFIAEHPDFSFKKFLGYGSYGRAYLIEDCSSKKLFVLKCLRPKHRHHKKTIYKFKQEIHILQQLSLPYVPAIHLTGTIDDCPFFIMDYVNGQTFEQLIFQDGAKFTIVRSLAITKQLLEQITQLHNHGIVHRDLRIPNILLVEQQLHIIDFGLATTYQNEIDISTIENPKRAENHISDLYFVGHFLLFLLYSNYKPSNKKEKAWQQELQLPIAVQDFLERLLWIQEPFPSALVALQSIPQLADI, from the coding sequence ATGTGGTGGAAAAGAATTTCCGAAAAAAACTTTGATCGAATTGTAGAGCATTTTATAGCTGAACATCCCGATTTCTCTTTTAAAAAATTTCTCGGCTATGGCTCATATGGTCGTGCGTATTTAATTGAAGATTGTTCATCTAAAAAGCTATTTGTTTTAAAATGCTTACGCCCTAAACATCGTCACCACAAGAAAACCATTTATAAATTTAAGCAAGAGATACACATACTTCAACAATTATCACTGCCTTATGTTCCTGCCATCCATTTAACAGGAACAATTGATGATTGTCCATTTTTCATCATGGACTATGTTAATGGCCAAACGTTTGAGCAGCTTATTTTTCAAGATGGCGCCAAGTTTACCATCGTTCGATCACTTGCCATTACTAAACAGCTTTTAGAACAAATTACACAATTACACAATCACGGTATTGTACATCGCGATTTACGTATTCCTAATATACTGCTAGTAGAACAGCAATTGCATATTATTGACTTTGGTCTCGCTACCACTTATCAAAATGAAATCGATATTTCTACCATTGAAAACCCTAAACGTGCAGAAAATCATATTAGTGATCTTTATTTTGTCGGTCATTTTTTATTATTTTTACTTTACTCAAACTACAAGCCAAGCAATAAAAAAGAAAAAGCTTGGCAGCAGGAATTGCAGTTACCGATTGCCGTGCAAGATTTTCTTGAACGATTATTATGGATTCAAGAACCATTTCCAAGTGCATTAGTAGCACTGCAATCTATACCACAGTTAGCAGATATTTAG